Sequence from the Pararhodobacter sp. genome:
CATGGCCTTCCCTGGGTCCTTTTTTCTGCGTGAGGTGCAGTCTCGGGCCCACGGGGTCGCAACACCGCGGGCGATACAAGACAACATGAACGATAGCAAGACAATTAAAACGACTTGACGCAGATTGCCTTGCTTCGATAACGGTGATAGCTGACAAAGTCGTGATCTTAAAGGCGGCAAAGGAGTTTTGCCCTGCACATGTCCTGTGCGTGCAACATCCCCCTGGCGCTGCTGTTCACCGTCCTTGTGGTGAGTGGTCCGGCCCATGCCTGCATCCCGCCGGAACGGCCGTTCCTGCCCGCGTCCCGAGAAGACATGCGCGCCTATGCGGACCTGATCCGGGGGGATTTCGAGGCCTACATCGCCGATGTGCAGGAGTATTTCCGCTGCATCGACGAGGAGCGCGCGCGGGCCTTTATTGAGGCCAGGGAAGTGAGCGAGGAATACGGGCGGTTCATCGAGGCTGTCGAGTAGCTCCCTTCCTGCTGGCACTGGACGCCCCTGATCCTGTGCCGATGTTACATTGATGATTTTGTTGGAGCATGTTCGGCCTGGATCCCGTCCAAGGCTCCCACGCATCGGTTGCCTGTGCGGCCGCGATGCGGTTCAATCAGGGTTCGTCTCCGGCCAATTTACCGAAAGGATTTACGCCCCGTGTCACTGCGTTTCTGGCAACGTATTCGTCTTGCGCCCGGGGTAACGCTGAACCTTTCGAAATCGACGGCCTCTCTGTCGTTCGGACCGCGCGGTGCCAAATACACTGTCAGCCCCCGGGGAAACCGGGCCACACTCGGGCTGCCGGGCTCGGGCCTCTTCTACACCATTCAGGACCGCAAGGGCGCGCGTGCAGCCACCCCAACACGGGACAAGCTGTCCCTCGGATTCTTCCGAAGGCTCGTGACCCCACCCGAGGAAAAGGCCTTCATAGACGGGCTGCGTGCGCTGAACGACGGTGATGAGAATGCAGCACTCTCACAGCTGGAAGCCGCAAGCGAACTGCCCGACGCCGCCTGGATGGCTGGCATGATCCGCTTGAAGCGGGAGGCATTTGCGCAGGCGCGCGTGCATCTGGAAGGCGCGCTTGCGGCGGGTGACGGGCTCGGCGCGCTGTTCACGAAATATGATCTCTCGCCCCAAAGCAATCTGCCGATCGCCAAGGGCATTTATGCGCATATCTCCCCCACCGAACGCGGCACACGGCTTGCGCTGGTGGAACTGTGCGAGGCGAGCGGGGACGCCGAAGGCGCGGCGCAGCATCTCGAGAGGCTGCTGGTCATCGCGCCGGAGGATCCCGTGGTGCTCTTGTCCT
This genomic interval carries:
- a CDS encoding DUF4236 domain-containing protein — protein: MSLRFWQRIRLAPGVTLNLSKSTASLSFGPRGAKYTVSPRGNRATLGLPGSGLFYTIQDRKGARAATPTRDKLSLGFFRRLVTPPEEKAFIDGLRALNDGDENAALSQLEAASELPDAAWMAGMIRLKREAFAQARVHLEGALAAGDGLGALFTKYDLSPQSNLPIAKGIYAHISPTERGTRLALVELCEASGDAEGAAQHLERLLVIAPEDPVVLLSFVQIGLDTPQDHDLLDRVIALTAATQNETPIDTGILLYRARALAARGLPDAAIEVLTRAGRRRKDRPDRLLHQIRHDRAELYERVGRKAQARREFEKLYVEAPEFEGLAERLGLR